A genomic stretch from Gammaproteobacteria bacterium includes:
- a CDS encoding DUF3108 domain-containing protein, which yields MPLFKTFLFGLLTLVISSGAVSPGAIAQSGFTLPVGMNLEYVFYRGNTKIGTMQRTLTRSDDDHYVLESNVKVTHFFARLFLKGIVERSTFTFENNHAKPLKYLHHRSGSKKSRNQNLTFDWDAGQIGGTGQVSDNSQETPWVLEIPANTVDRHLYQLNVMFDMQDEPTSLQYLVADKGRLKTYNVENLGSETIDTPLGEIDTIKLLRQTEKRSTTIWVAPKYNYLPVQIEQNEKGQKFRSVIKNIGGL from the coding sequence ATGCCATTATTTAAAACCTTTCTTTTTGGCTTGCTGACTCTGGTAATCAGCTCAGGGGCAGTCAGCCCAGGCGCAATAGCGCAATCCGGTTTCACCTTGCCAGTGGGCATGAATCTGGAGTACGTCTTCTATCGTGGCAACACCAAAATCGGTACTATGCAACGCACACTCACTCGCTCTGATGACGATCATTACGTTTTAGAATCTAACGTCAAAGTCACTCATTTTTTCGCAAGGTTATTCTTAAAAGGCATCGTCGAGCGTTCAACGTTTACCTTTGAAAATAACCACGCTAAACCACTCAAATATTTGCATCATCGTAGCGGCAGTAAAAAATCACGCAATCAAAATTTAACATTCGACTGGGACGCCGGGCAGATTGGCGGCACCGGGCAGGTAAGCGACAACAGCCAAGAAACGCCTTGGGTCTTAGAAATTCCAGCCAATACTGTCGATCGCCATCTTTACCAACTTAACGTCATGTTTGATATGCAGGATGAACCCACGTCACTGCAATACCTTGTCGCAGATAAAGGCAGACTCAAAACCTATAACGTCGAAAACCTCGGTAGTGAAACCATCGACACACCGCTTGGCGAAATCGACACCATAAAGCTGTTACGTCAAACAGAAAAACGCTCAACAACGATTTGGGTCGCGCCTAAATATAATTACCTACCCGTACAAATTGAACAAAATGAAAAAGGTCAGAAATTCAGGTCGGTAATCAAAAATATCGGCGGCCTATAG
- a CDS encoding DUF481 domain-containing protein encodes MRRSLTLTLTICLFSPFTYADKDAPGWHGEGEFGLAITSGNSDTENLHGRLKLTNNTDLWRYTLGLEALFVSDSNATTAERYTFGYKADRKISADNYLFGAFRYDDDRFSGFDFQSSLTAGYGRRLFKYSRSRLDVEAGAGYRFSETVDGASQNQVIGRFYGDYEYTVSDNALFSQTLLIEPGSDNTFTESVTAFKVGSAKKLALKLSLTARNNSNTPTGTVSTDTISTASVVYSF; translated from the coding sequence ATGCGTCGCAGTTTGACTCTAACCTTAACTATTTGTTTATTCAGCCCATTTACCTATGCCGACAAAGATGCGCCAGGCTGGCACGGCGAAGGCGAATTCGGCCTAGCAATCACAAGTGGTAATAGCGATACAGAAAATCTCCACGGCCGTTTAAAACTCACCAATAACACTGACTTATGGCGCTATACCTTAGGGCTTGAAGCGCTCTTTGTTTCTGATAGTAATGCAACCACAGCAGAACGCTATACCTTTGGCTATAAAGCTGATCGTAAAATTAGCGCTGATAACTATTTATTTGGCGCCTTTCGTTATGACGATGACCGTTTCAGTGGCTTCGATTTCCAGTCCTCACTGACAGCAGGTTATGGTCGCAGACTATTTAAATACTCACGTAGCCGTCTCGACGTCGAGGCAGGTGCCGGTTATAGATTCAGCGAAACCGTTGATGGTGCAAGCCAAAACCAAGTCATTGGTCGTTTTTATGGTGATTACGAATATACAGTCAGCGACAATGCCTTGTTCAGCCAGACCCTGCTCATAGAACCAGGCTCAGACAACACCTTCACCGAAAGCGTGACTGCCTTTAAGGTTGGCTCTGCTAAAAAACTAGCGTTGAAGCTATCGCTAACAGCGAGAAACAATAGCAACACACCCACTGGTACAGTATCAACCGATACGATCAGCACCGCTTCCGTTGTTTATTCTTTCTAG
- the rsxA gene encoding electron transport complex subunit RsxA, with amino-acid sequence MTGYALILVSTVLVNNFVLSQFLGLCPFLGVSKKLDTALGMAFATTFVLTLSSVCSYLANEYLLAPLGLEYLRTITFILVIAAVVQFTEMVIYKTSPLLYQVLGIFLPLITTNCAVLGVALLNIQKQHDLIDSFIYGFGASVGFSLVLILFGAMRERLEVADVPVAFRGPAIALITAGLMSMAFLGFAGLVRT; translated from the coding sequence TTGACCGGGTATGCTCTGATATTGGTGAGCACGGTCCTCGTCAACAACTTTGTTTTGTCACAGTTTCTTGGGCTGTGCCCGTTTCTCGGTGTGTCGAAGAAACTCGATACCGCACTGGGCATGGCTTTCGCCACCACCTTTGTGCTCACGCTGTCCTCGGTTTGCAGCTACCTTGCCAACGAATACCTGCTTGCGCCGTTAGGCCTGGAATATTTACGCACCATTACTTTTATTCTGGTGATTGCCGCCGTCGTGCAATTCACTGAAATGGTGATCTACAAAACCAGCCCCTTACTCTATCAAGTATTAGGTATTTTTCTTCCGCTGATCACCACTAACTGCGCTGTACTGGGTGTGGCACTACTTAACATTCAAAAGCAACATGACCTCATCGACTCCTTTATTTATGGCTTTGGTGCATCAGTCGGTTTTTCTTTGGTTTTAATTTTGTTCGGCGCTATGCGTGAGAGGTTAGAAGTCGCCGATGTGCCTGTCGCCTTTCGTGGCCCGGCAATCGCACTGATAACCGCTGGTTTGATGTCGATGGCATTCCTCGGCTTTGCTGGCTTGGTCAGAACGTAA
- the apbC gene encoding iron-sulfur cluster carrier protein ApbC, which yields MVEVTKEQVLSVLSGIAEPYLEKDLVSAGIIGDVVIEDSGRVVIKATLAYPAAGYHSQLTEDVKNAVSTLDGASDVVLNIDTIIASRSVQAGVKLLAGVKNTIAVASGKGGVGKSTVSANLALALAAEGAHVGVLDADIYGPSQPRMLGVSGKPDTKDGKSLEPKENYGIQVMSIGFLIDDETPMIWRGPMVTQALEQLLRDTRWRDLDYLIIDLPPGTGDIQLTLAQKIPVSAAVIVTTPQDIALLDARKAYKMFEKVKIPVLGVVENMSTYVCGQCGNEEHIFGQGGGQAMAQDYDISFLGSLPLAMRIREDADGGRPTVVAEPDGVITKSYRAIARNVAAKLSLQQKEYASKFPNIVIENN from the coding sequence GTGGTAGAGGTAACAAAAGAGCAGGTGTTGTCAGTGTTGTCTGGTATAGCAGAGCCGTACTTAGAAAAAGACCTGGTGTCAGCGGGAATTATCGGTGATGTTGTGATTGAAGACAGTGGCCGTGTTGTGATCAAAGCAACCTTGGCCTATCCTGCTGCGGGCTATCATAGCCAACTAACGGAGGATGTTAAAAACGCAGTATCGACGCTGGATGGCGCTAGTGATGTTGTGTTGAACATTGATACCATCATTGCTTCACGTTCGGTGCAAGCAGGCGTGAAATTATTGGCTGGTGTTAAAAACACAATTGCCGTTGCGTCCGGTAAAGGTGGCGTGGGGAAATCAACGGTTTCCGCCAACTTGGCCTTGGCCTTGGCCGCTGAAGGTGCGCATGTGGGTGTGCTTGATGCTGATATCTATGGCCCTAGCCAGCCACGTATGTTAGGTGTTAGCGGTAAGCCGGACACCAAGGATGGCAAGTCTTTAGAGCCAAAAGAAAATTACGGTATACAAGTGATGTCAATTGGTTTTCTCATTGACGACGAAACACCGATGATTTGGCGTGGGCCAATGGTGACGCAGGCGCTGGAGCAGTTATTACGAGATACGCGCTGGCGTGACCTTGATTATTTAATCATTGATCTACCGCCTGGTACCGGCGATATTCAATTAACCTTGGCACAAAAAATCCCAGTGAGCGCAGCGGTTATTGTCACAACACCGCAAGACATTGCGCTATTAGATGCACGCAAAGCCTACAAAATGTTTGAGAAGGTTAAAATACCAGTGCTTGGTGTTGTTGAAAATATGAGCACGTATGTCTGTGGGCAATGCGGTAATGAAGAACATATTTTTGGTCAAGGTGGTGGTCAAGCTATGGCGCAAGACTACGACATTAGTTTTCTCGGCAGTTTACCTTTGGCGATGCGTATACGCGAAGATGCTGATGGTGGCAGACCGACAGTTGTCGCCGAACCTGATGGCGTTATCACTAAAAGCTATCGTGCTATTGCACGCAATGTTGCAGCAAAGCTATCGTTACAACAAAAAGAATATGCCTCGAAGTTCCCCAATATTGTTATCGAGAATAATTAA
- a CDS encoding dCTP deaminase: MSIKSDLWIRRMAENNSLIEPFEAGQVRYHGDDRVISYGTSSYGYDVRCADEFKIFTNINSAIVDPKNFDENSFVDVQGDECIIPPNSFALARTIEYFRIPRNILTICLGKSTYARCGIIVNVTPLEPEWEGHVTLEFSNTTPLPARIYANEGIAQMLFFESDEVCDVSYKDRGGKYQGQKGVTLPKA; the protein is encoded by the coding sequence ATGAGTATTAAATCTGATCTTTGGATCCGACGTATGGCTGAAAACAACAGTTTGATTGAACCATTTGAAGCAGGGCAAGTGCGTTATCACGGTGATGATCGTGTCATTTCTTATGGTACCTCCAGCTATGGCTACGATGTACGTTGCGCCGATGAGTTCAAGATTTTTACTAACATTAATTCTGCCATTGTTGATCCCAAGAATTTTGATGAAAACAGCTTTGTTGATGTCCAGGGTGATGAATGCATTATTCCGCCCAACTCATTCGCTTTGGCTCGTACCATTGAGTACTTCCGTATCCCACGCAACATCCTCACTATCTGTTTAGGTAAATCGACCTATGCGCGTTGTGGAATTATTGTCAACGTAACACCCTTGGAGCCAGAGTGGGAAGGCCATGTGACCCTGGAATTTTCCAATACCACACCGCTGCCTGCGCGTATCTATGCCAATGAAGGCATCGCTCAAATGCTGTTTTTTGAGTCGGATGAGGTGTGTGACGTGTCGTATAAAGACCGTGGTGGCAAATATCAAGGCCAGAAGGGAGTGACCTTACCTAAGGCCTAG
- the rsxG gene encoding electron transport complex subunit RsxG: MLANNMAKTGVALAIFALIGTALLALTNEITKDRIAEEERLFTLRTLGEMVPDVFYDNDLVADSFQLIAPGYLGNANPKTIYRARKHNAPVAAVISTTTPDGYSGNIDLLVAINIDGKLMGVRVIKHKETPGLGDGIDIQRNDWISRFDGHSLNNPGKRGWAVKKDGGIFDQLTGATITPRAVVKAVHLCLQYFNQQQSLIFSAESDKIIDTSE; encoded by the coding sequence ATGTTAGCGAATAACATGGCAAAAACCGGCGTGGCACTGGCGATCTTCGCTTTAATCGGCACAGCCTTATTGGCGCTGACTAATGAAATAACAAAAGACCGTATCGCCGAGGAAGAACGTTTATTCACTCTACGCACCCTAGGCGAAATGGTGCCAGATGTGTTTTACGATAACGATTTGGTTGCAGACAGTTTTCAGCTCATCGCGCCCGGCTATCTCGGCAATGCCAATCCTAAAACTATCTACCGCGCGCGCAAACATAATGCCCCTGTCGCCGCTGTCATCAGCACCACAACACCCGATGGTTATAGTGGCAATATTGACCTGCTGGTAGCGATTAATATCGATGGAAAACTCATGGGAGTTCGCGTAATCAAACACAAAGAGACACCCGGTCTTGGTGATGGCATCGATATTCAACGTAATGACTGGATCAGCCGCTTTGATGGTCACTCATTGAATAATCCCGGCAAGCGCGGCTGGGCAGTAAAAAAAGATGGCGGCATTTTTGATCAGCTCACTGGCGCAACGATTACCCCACGCGCTGTAGTCAAAGCTGTACATCTTTGTTTACAATACTTTAATCAGCAACAATCACTTATCTTCTCCGCCGAAAGCGATAAGATAATTGATACCAGCGAGTAG
- the rsxD gene encoding electron transport complex subunit RsxD yields MEFKTPTSPHIHSGDSVSRVMLLVIAATIPGIAVYVGYFGWGVVINILLALVTALVCEAGMLLIRKRPVLPFLYDGSAVVTAVLLALALPPIAPWWMVVMGAAFAIIIAKQLYGGLGYNPFNPAMAGYVMLLLSFPIEMTRWQAPLNNTNVSLSFIDSWNITFSGLKDNVNDAISMATPLDTLKTQLRLEQNIEQIITGNPLFSNLAGLGWEWINIAFLIGGLFLIYKRIISWHIPVAMLTTIAVLSGVFYLIDADTFSSPMIHLLSGATMLGAFFIATDPVSAATSNPGRIVYGIGIGVFTYVIRTWGGYPDAVAFSVLLMNMVAPTIDYYIKPRVFGHGKD; encoded by the coding sequence ATGGAATTTAAGACTCCGACATCACCGCATATTCACAGTGGCGACAGCGTCAGCCGCGTCATGCTGCTGGTTATCGCGGCAACCATTCCAGGCATCGCTGTCTACGTTGGCTATTTTGGTTGGGGCGTGGTCATCAATATTCTTTTGGCCTTAGTCACCGCGCTGGTTTGTGAAGCCGGCATGTTACTCATTCGCAAACGTCCTGTATTGCCCTTTTTGTATGATGGCAGCGCAGTAGTAACTGCTGTCTTGTTAGCATTAGCATTACCACCTATCGCACCGTGGTGGATGGTGGTAATGGGTGCCGCTTTCGCCATTATTATTGCCAAACAACTTTATGGTGGCCTGGGCTATAACCCGTTTAATCCCGCTATGGCCGGTTATGTCATGTTATTGCTGTCATTCCCCATTGAAATGACTCGCTGGCAAGCACCGCTAAATAATACCAATGTAAGTCTGAGTTTTATCGATTCCTGGAACATTACCTTTAGTGGCTTAAAAGATAATGTTAACGATGCCATCAGCATGGCGACACCACTAGACACACTAAAAACGCAACTGCGTTTAGAACAAAACATAGAACAAATTATCACCGGCAACCCTTTATTCAGCAACCTGGCCGGTTTAGGCTGGGAATGGATTAATATTGCCTTTCTCATTGGTGGTCTATTCTTAATTTATAAACGGATTATTAGCTGGCATATCCCCGTTGCCATGCTCACAACTATTGCCGTGCTATCAGGTGTGTTTTATCTTATCGATGCCGATACTTTCTCATCGCCAATGATTCACTTACTGAGCGGCGCAACCATGCTCGGTGCTTTTTTTATCGCCACCGACCCAGTGAGCGCCGCCACCAGCAACCCCGGCCGCATTGTTTACGGTATCGGTATTGGCGTCTTCACCTATGTCATTCGCACCTGGGGCGGCTATCCTGATGCAGTAGCCTTCAGTGTGCTGCTAATGAATATGGTTGCACCGACTATTGACTACTACATTAAACCACGCGTATTTGGCCATGGTAAGGATTAA
- the purN gene encoding phosphoribosylglycinamide formyltransferase: MVSENRLRIVVLISGNGSNLQAIINANQAGLPIEICAVISNRPKAYGLHRAASAGIAHHAIDHTQYANRKAFDAALKITIDQYKPDFVLLAGFMRVLTNTFARSYRGRMLNIHPSLLPKYRGLNTHAKAIAAGDTHHGASVHFVTETLDSGPVVVQTRVPILTNDTIESLSQRVQQEEHKIYVEVLHWLCQQRLVWQDDKLMLDDKPLLQPVVIESK; encoded by the coding sequence ATGGTGTCAGAAAACCGCTTACGCATTGTCGTACTCATCTCCGGCAATGGCAGCAACTTACAAGCCATCATTAATGCCAACCAAGCTGGTCTGCCCATCGAGATTTGTGCGGTTATCAGTAATCGTCCCAAAGCCTATGGTCTGCACCGAGCAGCTAGCGCAGGGATCGCGCATCATGCCATCGATCATACGCAATACGCTAACCGCAAGGCCTTTGATGCAGCGCTTAAAATCACCATAGACCAATACAAACCTGATTTTGTCCTGCTTGCAGGCTTCATGCGCGTCTTAACTAACACGTTTGCCCGCAGCTATCGAGGCCGCATGCTGAACATCCATCCGTCTTTACTGCCGAAATATCGCGGCCTCAATACCCACGCCAAAGCCATCGCTGCTGGTGACACACATCACGGCGCCAGCGTTCATTTTGTTACCGAGACTTTAGACAGCGGGCCGGTTGTCGTTCAGACAAGAGTGCCTATACTGACTAACGACACAATAGAAAGCCTGTCACAACGTGTGCAACAGGAAGAACACAAGATCTACGTTGAGGTATTGCATTGGCTTTGTCAGCAACGCCTGGTTTGGCAAGATGATAAACTCATGCTCGACGACAAACCATTACTGCAACCTGTTGTTATAGAGAGCAAGTAA
- the rsxC gene encoding electron transport complex subunit RsxC: MIESLLHHWRSPHKFPGGVHPPQHKAESNKLASIKAKIPARLILPLHQHIGEPAEPVVAIGDTVLKGQRIAKANGYVSAAIHAPTSGTVTDIANYPIPHPSGMNAPCIIIETDGEDKWGQRNAVQDWKKLDASALRNVIRDAGIVGLGGAGFPSFIKLNPGANKQIDTLILNGVECEPYITCDDVIMRERSGEIMLGLTIMRHALNAKECVIAVEENKPQALAAMTMMAKETSGVKVVSVPTIYPHGSEKQLIQAITGKEVPVNGLATQIGIVCHNVATAAAVYRAVYQGEPLISRYVTITGSGVTKPRNIRAFIGTPMSELVKQCDGDFSAISRLIMGGPMMGYAMQTDQVPVIKTTNCIIACTEEDVVSEPAVMPCIRCGACAEVCPVSLLPQQLYWHAKSRNHEKAQEFDLFDCIECGCCSYVCPSKIPLVQYYRHAKGEIWAAEREKQQADIARDRHEFRQARIEREAAEKAERHRQKKAALAAKKKATDTVIKTGDSETKSVIDEAVAKAKAKRLQQGSL, encoded by the coding sequence ATGATTGAATCATTGCTTCATCATTGGCGTTCACCACATAAATTCCCCGGCGGCGTGCATCCACCGCAACATAAGGCAGAATCAAACAAGCTTGCTTCAATAAAGGCAAAAATCCCTGCGCGTTTGATTTTGCCACTACACCAACATATTGGTGAGCCGGCAGAGCCGGTTGTGGCTATTGGTGACACGGTATTAAAAGGCCAGCGCATCGCTAAAGCCAATGGCTACGTCAGTGCTGCCATCCACGCCCCCACCTCTGGCACCGTCACTGATATTGCCAACTACCCTATTCCTCACCCATCCGGTATGAATGCGCCCTGCATCATTATCGAAACCGACGGTGAGGATAAATGGGGTCAGCGCAACGCCGTACAGGACTGGAAAAAACTCGACGCCAGCGCGCTGCGTAATGTCATTCGCGACGCCGGCATTGTTGGTTTAGGGGGCGCCGGTTTTCCCTCGTTTATAAAATTAAACCCTGGCGCTAATAAACAAATCGATACCTTGATTTTAAATGGTGTTGAGTGCGAGCCATACATCACCTGCGACGATGTCATCATGCGCGAACGTTCGGGTGAGATCATGCTCGGCCTGACCATTATGCGTCATGCTTTAAATGCTAAAGAGTGCGTTATCGCCGTCGAAGAAAATAAACCACAAGCGCTTGCCGCTATGACGATGATGGCCAAAGAAACCAGCGGCGTAAAAGTCGTTAGTGTGCCGACCATCTACCCACACGGCAGCGAAAAACAACTAATCCAGGCCATTACCGGCAAAGAAGTCCCTGTCAACGGACTCGCCACACAAATCGGCATTGTTTGCCATAACGTTGCAACAGCCGCTGCCGTCTATCGCGCCGTTTATCAAGGCGAGCCCTTAATATCACGTTACGTCACCATCACCGGTAGCGGCGTGACTAAGCCACGCAATATTCGTGCGTTCATAGGCACACCTATGTCTGAGCTAGTAAAACAATGCGATGGCGATTTTTCAGCCATATCGCGCCTCATCATGGGCGGTCCGATGATGGGTTATGCTATGCAAACTGACCAGGTGCCTGTGATTAAAACGACCAATTGTATTATCGCTTGCACTGAAGAAGATGTAGTGAGCGAACCTGCCGTTATGCCCTGTATACGTTGTGGCGCCTGTGCAGAAGTATGCCCCGTCTCGCTACTACCACAGCAACTCTATTGGCATGCAAAATCACGAAACCATGAAAAAGCACAAGAATTTGACCTGTTCGATTGCATCGAATGTGGCTGCTGCTCCTATGTCTGCCCCAGCAAAATTCCTTTGGTACAATATTATCGTCATGCCAAAGGGGAAATCTGGGCAGCTGAACGCGAAAAACAACAAGCCGATATTGCCCGCGATCGCCATGAGTTTCGTCAAGCAAGAATAGAACGCGAAGCCGCAGAAAAAGCCGAACGCCATCGCCAAAAAAAGGCTGCCCTGGCTGCAAAGAAAAAGGCTACCGACACAGTGATAAAGACTGGCGATAGCGAAACAAAATCCGTTATTGATGAAGCCGTAGCCAAGGCTAAAGCGAAGCGCTTGCAACAAGGGAGCCTCTGA
- the rsxB gene encoding electron transport complex subunit RsxB, producing the protein MLSAILALSTLALVFGLILGFAAVYFKVEGDPLVEKIDALLPQTQCGQCTYPGCKPYATAIANGEADINQCPPGGEATIQALADLLGREPKELNPENGEESVKAIAIINEATCIGCTRCIQACPVDAILGAAKQMHTVIGPECTGCKLCIEPCPVIDCITMVPIATDISEWNWPFPTDNVTLAKLAQYNEPEKKSA; encoded by the coding sequence GTGTTAAGTGCAATATTGGCACTCAGTACATTGGCCCTGGTCTTTGGTTTAATCCTCGGTTTTGCAGCGGTGTATTTCAAAGTCGAAGGCGACCCACTGGTCGAAAAAATCGACGCCTTGTTGCCGCAAACCCAATGCGGCCAATGTACCTATCCTGGCTGTAAACCCTATGCCACAGCAATCGCTAATGGTGAGGCCGATATCAACCAATGCCCCCCTGGTGGCGAAGCAACCATTCAAGCACTTGCCGATTTGCTTGGCAGGGAACCGAAAGAACTCAACCCGGAAAACGGCGAAGAAAGCGTTAAAGCCATTGCTATCATTAACGAAGCAACCTGTATTGGCTGTACCCGTTGCATACAAGCCTGCCCGGTGGATGCCATTCTCGGTGCAGCCAAACAAATGCACACCGTGATTGGCCCTGAATGTACTGGCTGTAAACTGTGTATCGAACCTTGCCCGGTAATCGACTGTATTACCATGGTGCCAATAGCAACCGATATCAGCGAATGGAATTGGCCGTTCCCAACTGACAATGTCACACTTGCTAAGCTGGCTCAATACAATGAGCCAGAGAAAAAAAGCGCATGA
- the metG gene encoding methionine--tRNA ligase: protein MLLSKQKIPAKRKMLVTSALPYANGPIHLGHLVEYIQTDIWSRFQKMRGHDCYYICADDAHGTPIMLHAEKRGISPEQLIEESSIEHQRDFAAFAIDFDYYYSTHSDENRELAETIYTRLKDAGHITTRDVEQAYDPEKEMFLPDRFIKGECPRCHAPDQYGDNCEVCGASYSPTELINPVSAVSGATPITRSSEHHFFKLQNFADMLRHWIKQGHVQTEMANKLGEWLDGDLREWDISRDAPYFGFEIPGAPGKYFYVWLDAPVGYMASFKKLCAAKNLNFDEYWGKESTTELYHFIGKDIVYFHALFWPAMLEGAGFRKPSGIFAHGFLTVNGEKMSKSRGTFIKASTYLDHLNPEYLRYYFAAKLGSKVADLDLNFDDFTSRVNSDLVGKVINIASRCAGFIAKRFASKLSAEIDQPGLLAELVDAGDTIAESYENRDYNRAMRDIMALADRANQYIDQKQPWVMAKVEGKDQELHQVCSMGINLFRILVTYLKPVLPVTVEKSEAFLNIAALTWADRTQPLTNHTINQFKPLMTRVDPKAVEAIINTAQHTLGAQDKVSQATSTQKTTKAVQQNNASQDSSTITFDDFAKIDLRIARITKAEHVDGADKLLQLTLDLGDMGTRNVLAGIKSAYRPEDLEGKLTIMVANLAPRKMRFGVSEGMVLAAGPGGEDLWLLEPHIGAQPGMKVK, encoded by the coding sequence ATGCTCCTATCAAAACAAAAAATACCGGCAAAACGAAAAATGCTGGTTACCAGCGCCTTACCCTACGCCAATGGACCCATTCATTTGGGTCACTTAGTCGAATATATCCAGACCGACATCTGGTCGCGCTTTCAGAAAATGCGTGGTCACGATTGTTATTATATTTGCGCCGATGATGCCCACGGCACACCGATTATGCTGCACGCAGAAAAGCGTGGTATCAGCCCAGAACAGCTAATTGAAGAAAGCTCAATTGAGCACCAACGTGATTTTGCCGCCTTTGCCATCGATTTCGATTATTACTACAGTACCCATTCTGACGAAAACCGTGAATTGGCTGAAACCATTTATACCCGCTTAAAGGATGCTGGCCATATCACCACACGCGACGTCGAGCAAGCCTATGACCCTGAAAAAGAGATGTTTCTACCCGATCGCTTTATCAAAGGTGAGTGTCCGCGCTGCCACGCGCCAGATCAATATGGCGACAACTGTGAAGTCTGTGGCGCCAGCTACAGCCCAACCGAACTGATTAATCCAGTCTCTGCTGTCAGCGGCGCTACGCCTATCACGCGCTCATCAGAGCATCATTTCTTCAAGCTACAAAACTTTGCCGACATGTTGCGTCACTGGATAAAACAAGGCCATGTCCAGACAGAAATGGCCAATAAACTTGGTGAATGGCTGGACGGCGATTTGCGTGAATGGGATATCTCACGCGACGCACCGTATTTTGGTTTTGAAATTCCTGGCGCGCCAGGTAAATATTTTTACGTCTGGCTTGATGCGCCTGTCGGTTATATGGCCAGTTTTAAAAAACTGTGCGCAGCAAAAAACCTAAACTTTGACGAATACTGGGGTAAAGAGTCAACGACTGAGCTTTACCATTTCATCGGCAAAGACATTGTCTATTTCCACGCCCTGTTCTGGCCAGCCATGCTTGAAGGCGCAGGCTTTCGCAAACCCAGTGGTATTTTTGCCCACGGTTTTCTTACCGTTAATGGTGAGAAGATGTCAAAGTCACGCGGCACCTTTATCAAGGCCAGCACCTATCTCGATCATTTAAACCCTGAGTATTTACGCTATTACTTCGCCGCCAAACTGGGTAGCAAAGTGGCAGACCTTGACCTTAATTTCGATGACTTTACCAGCCGCGTCAATTCTGACCTAGTTGGCAAGGTCATTAACATTGCCAGCCGTTGCGCCGGTTTCATCGCAAAACGCTTTGCTAGCAAGCTCAGCGCAGAGATTGATCAGCCCGGTTTACTGGCCGAACTGGTTGACGCTGGCGACACCATTGCTGAGTCATATGAAAACCGCGACTATAACCGAGCCATGCGCGATATCATGGCGTTAGCCGATCGTGCCAATCAATACATAGATCAAAAACAACCCTGGGTCATGGCCAAAGTAGAAGGTAAAGACCAAGAGTTACATCAAGTCTGCAGCATGGGTATTAATCTGTTCCGTATTCTAGTGACTTATCTCAAGCCAGTGCTACCAGTCACCGTCGAAAAGTCTGAAGCCTTTTTGAACATCGCAGCGCTTACTTGGGCTGATCGTACGCAGCCACTAACCAATCACACTATTAATCAATTTAAACCGTTAATGACCCGCGTTGACCCGAAAGCGGTTGAAGCCATCATTAACACCGCACAACACACCCTCGGAGCTCAAGATAAAGTGTCTCAAGCCACCTCCACGCAAAAAACGACCAAGGCCGTTCAACAGAACAATGCAAGCCAAGACAGTAGCACCATTACCTTTGACGACTTCGCCAAAATCGACCTACGTATCGCTCGCATCACCAAAGCCGAACACGTTGACGGCGCCGACAAATTATTACAACTCACACTCGACTTGGGCGACATGGGTACACGTAATGTGTTGGCCGGAATTAAATCCGCCTACCGGCCTGAAGACCTTGAAGGCAAGCTAACCATCATGGTCGCCAACCTCGCGCCACGCAAAATGCGCTTTGGCGTCTCCGAAGGCATGGTATTGGCTGCCGGGCCAGGTGGCGAAGATCTGTGGCTACTAGAACCCCATATTGGTGCCCAACCAGGCATGAAAGTAAAATAA